Proteins co-encoded in one Cynocephalus volans isolate mCynVol1 chromosome 11, mCynVol1.pri, whole genome shotgun sequence genomic window:
- the PHF7 gene encoding PHD finger protein 7 — MKTIKEKEKEHQRLRKSAKTKRVTQRKPSSGPVCRLCLQEPGDPEKLGEFLQKGNLSVHYFCLILSSKLPQRGQSNRGFHGFLPEDIKKEATRASRKICFVCKKKGAAINCQKDRCLRNFHLPCGQERGCLSQFFGEYKSFCGKHRPTQDIQQGNVREEICVLCCEDLSQASVENIQSPCCSQAIYHRKCIQKYAHTSAKHFFKCPQCNNREEFPQEMLRMGIHIPDRDAAWELEPGAFSELYQRYQHCDAPICLYERGRDSFEDEGRWCLILCATCGSHGTHRDCSFLRSNSKKWECEECSPSASATDYIPENSNDISYCSSTFHPEKHFCRDSCLEENPGPSWIDWPRPSLLEKPESSGGRRSNSWRSKGVKMAKSCKKSK; from the exons ATGAAGActataaaagaaaaggagaaggaacaccaaagattgaG AAAATCTGCCAAGACTAAGAGAGTAACCCAGAGGAAACCATCTTCAGGGCCTG TTTGCCGGTTATGCCTTCAAGAACCTGGGGATCCCGAAAAATTAGGGGAATTTCTTCAGAAAGGCAATCTCAGCGTGCATTATTTCTGTCTT ATCCTATCTAGCAAGCTGCCTCAGAGGGGCCAGTCCAACAGAGGTTTCCATGGATTCCTGCCTGAAGACATCAAAAAGGAGGCAACCCGGGCTTCTAGGAAG ATCTGCTTTGTGTGCAAGAAGAAGGGAGCTGCTATCAACTGCCAGAAGGATCGGTGCCTCAGAAACTTCCATCTGCCTTGTGGCCAAGAAAGGGGTTGCCTTTCACAGTTTTTTGGAGAGTACAA ATCATTTTGTGGAAAACATCGTCCAACGCAGGACATCCAACAGGGGAATGTGAGGGAGGAAATCTGTGTCTTGTGTTGTGAAGACTTATCCCAAGCAAGTGTTGAGAACATCCAGAGCCCGTGTTGTAGTCAAGCTATCTACCACCGCAAGTGCATACAG AAATATGCCCACACATCAGCAAAGCATTTCTTCAAATGTCCACAGTGTAACAATCGAGAAGAGTTTCCTCAAGAAATGCTAAGAATGGGAATTCATATTCCAGACAG AGATGCTGCCTGGGAACTTGAGCCAGGGGCTTTCTCAGAGTTGTATCAGCGCTATCAGCATTGTGATGCCCCCATCTGTCTGTACGAACGAGGCAGAGACAGCTTTGAGGATGAAGG GAGGTGGTGCCTCATTCTGTGTGCTACATGCGGATCCCACGGAACCCATAGGGACTGTTCCTTTCTTAGATCCAACAGTAAGAAATGGGAGTGTGAGGAGTGTTCACCTTCTGCTTCAGCCACAG ACTACATACCTGAAAACTCAAATGACATTTCCTACTGCAGCAGCACCTTCCACCCTGAGAAGCATTTCTGCAGAGACAGCTGCCTGGAAGAGAATCCAGGCCCTTCTTGGATTGATTGGCCACGACCTTCCTTATTAGAAAAGCCAGAATCCTCTGGTGGCAGGAGGAGTAACTCCTGGAGGTCCAAGGGTGTCAAAATGGCTAAGAGCTGCAAAAAATCCAAGTAA
- the BAP1 gene encoding ubiquitin carboxyl-terminal hydrolase BAP1 isoform X2, translating to MNKGWLELESDPGLFTLLVEDFGVKGVQVEEIYDLQSKCQGPVYGFIFLFKWIEERRSRRKVSTLVDDTSVIDDDIVNNMFFAHQLIPNSCATHALLSVLLNCSNVDLGPTLSRMKDFTKGFSPESKGYAIGNAPELAKAHNSHARPEPRHLPEKQNGLSAVRTMEAFHFVSYVPITGRLFELDGLKVYPIDHGPWGEDEEWTDKARRVIMERIGLATAGEPYHDIRFNLMAVVPDRRIKYEARLHVLKVNRQTVLEALQQLIRVTQPELIQTHKSQESQLPEESKPASGKSPLVLEASRAPAASEATHTDGVEEVTGSCPQATTHSPPSKPKLVVKPQGSSLNGVPPTPTPIVQRLPAFLDNHNYAKSPMQEEEDLAAGVGRSRVPVRPPQQYSDDEDDYEDDEEDDMQNTNSAIRYRRKGTGKPGPLSSSADGQLSVLQPNTINVLAEKLKESQKDLSIPLSIKTSSGAGSPAVAVPTHSQPSPTPSNESTDTASEIGSAFNSPLRSPIRSANPTRPSSPVTSHISKVLFGEDDSLLRVDCIRYNRAVRDLGPVISTGLLHLAEDGVLSPLALTEGGKGSSPSNRLSQGNQESSSPEEKEVVEATDNREKTGLVRSGLGEPLSGEKYSPKELLALLKCVEAEIANYEACLKEEVEKRKKFKIDDQRRTHNYDEFICTFISMLAQEGMLANLVEQNISVRRRQGVSIGRLHKQRKPDRRKRSRPYKAKRQ from the exons ATGAACAAGGGCTGGCTGGAGCTAGAGAGCGATCCTG GCCTCTTCACCCTCCTGGTGGAAGATTTCG GTGTCAAAGGGGTGCAGGTAGAGGAGATCTATGACCTTCAGAGCAAATGCCAGGG CCCTGTATATGGATTCATTTTCCTGTTCAAATGGATCGAAGAGCGTCGGTCCCGTCGCAAGGTCTCTACCTTGGTGGATGATACGTCCGTGATTGATGATGATATTGTGAATAACATGTTCTTTGCCCATCAG CTGATCCCCAACTCTTGTGCCACTCATGCCTTGCTGAGTGTGCTCCTGAACTGCAGCAACGTGGACCTGGGACCAACCCTGAGTCGTATGAAGGACTTCACCAAAGGCTTCAGTCCTGAG aGCAAAGGATATGCAATTGGCAATGCCCCGGAGTTGGCCAAGGCACATAATAGCCATGCCAG GCCTGAGCCACGCCACCTCCCCGAGAAGCAGAACGGCCTTAGTGCAGTGCGGACCATGGAGGCATTCCACTTTGTCAGCTATGTGCCTATCACAGGCCGGCTCTTTGAGCTGGATGGGCTGAAGGTCTACCCCATTGACCATG GGCCCTGGGGGGAGGATGAGGAGTGGACAGACAAAGCCCGGCGGGTCATCATGGAGCGTATTGGCCTCGCTACTGCAGG GGAGCCCTACCACGATATCCGCTTCAACCTGATGGCAGTGGTGCCCGACCGCAGGATCAAGTATGAGGCTAGGCTCCATGTGCTGAAGGTGAACCGTCAGACAGTACTGGAGGCCCTGCAGCAG CTGATTAGGGTAACACAGCCAGAGCTGATTCAGACCCACAAATCTCAAGAGTCCCAGCTGCCTGAGGAGTCCAAGCCAGCCAGCGGCAAGTCCCCCTTGGTGCTGGAGGCAAGCAGGGCCCCAGCAGCTTCTGAGGCCACCCACACAG ATGGCGTGGAGGAGGTGACTGGTTCATGCCCACAAGCCACAACCCACAGCCCTCCCAGCAAACCCAAATTGGTGGTGAAGCCTCAAGGGAGCAGCCTCAATGgggttccccccacccccacccccattgtcCAGCGGCTGCCAGCTTTTCTAGACAATCACAACTATGCCAAGTCCCCCATGCAG GAGGAGGAGGACCTGGCAGCAGGTGTGGGCCGCAGCCGAGTTCCAGTCCGCCCACCCCAGCAGTATTCAGATGACGAGGATGACTATGAGGATGACGAGGAGGATGACATGCAGAACACCAACTCTGCCATTAG ATACAGGCGGAAGGGGACAGGGAAGCCAGGGCCATTGAGCAGTTCTGCGGATGGGCAGCTGTCAGTGCTGCAGCCCAACACAATCAACGTCTTGGCTGAGAAGCTCAAAGAGTCCCAGAAGGACCTTTCAATTCCTCTGTCCATCAAGACTAGCAGCGGGGCTGGGAGTCCAGCTGTGGCAGTGCCCACACACTCCCAGCCCTCGCCCACTCCCAGCAATGAGAGCACAGACACAGCCTCTGAGATTGGCAGCGCTTTCAACTCCCCACTGCGCTCGCCCATCCGCTCGGCCAACCCCACACGGCCCTCCAGCCCTGTCACCTCCCACATCTCCAAGGTGCTTTTTGGAGAGGATGACAGCCTGCTGCGTGTTGACTGCATACGTTACAACCGTGCTGTCCGCGACCTGGGTCCTGTCATCAGCACAGGCCTGCTGCATCTGGCTGAGGACGGTGTACTGAGTCCCCTGGCACTGACAG AGGGTGGAAAAGGTTCCTCACCCTCCAACAGACTGAGCCAAGGCAACCAGGAGTCCAGCAGCCCAGAGGAGAAGGAAGTAGTAGAAGCCACAGATAATAGAGAGAAGACTGGGCTGGTCAGGTCTGGGCTGGGTGAGCCCTTGAGTGGGGAGAAGTATTCACCAAAG GAGCTGCTGGCACTGCTGAAGTGTGTAGAGGCTGAGATTGCAAATTATGAGGCCTGCCTCAAGGAAGAggtggagaagaggaagaagttcAAG ATTGATGACCAGAGAAGGACCCACAACTACGACGAGTTCATCTGCACCTTCATCTCCATGCTGGCTCAGGAAG GCATGCTGGCCAACCTGGTGGAGCAGAACATCTCAGTGCGGCGGCGCCAAGGGGTCAGCATTGGCCGGCTTCACAAGCAGCGGAAGCCTGACCGGCGGAAACGCTCTCGCCCCTACAAGGCCAAGCGCCAGTGA
- the BAP1 gene encoding ubiquitin carboxyl-terminal hydrolase BAP1 isoform X1 yields MNKGWLELESDPGLFTLLVEDFGVKGVQVEEIYDLQSKCQGPVYGFIFLFKWIEERRSRRKVSTLVDDTSVIDDDIVNNMFFAHQLIPNSCATHALLSVLLNCSNVDLGPTLSRMKDFTKGFSPESKGYAIGNAPELAKAHNSHARPEPRHLPEKQNGLSAVRTMEAFHFVSYVPITGRLFELDGLKVYPIDHGPWGEDEEWTDKARRVIMERIGLATAGEPYHDIRFNLMAVVPDRRIKYEARLHVLKVNRQTVLEALQQLIRVTQPELIQTHKSQESQLPEESKPASGKSPLVLEASRAPAASEATHTDGVEEVTGSCPQATTHSPPSKPKLVVKPQGSSLNGVPPTPTPIVQRLPAFLDNHNYAKSPMQEEEDLAAGVGRSRVPVRPPQQYSDDEDDYEDDEEDDMQNTNSAIRYRRKGTGKPGPLSSSADGQLSVLQPNTINVLAEKLKESQKDLSIPLSIKTSSGAGSPAVAVPTHSQPSPTPSNESTDTASEIGSAFNSPLRSPIRSANPTRPSSPVTSHISKVLFGEDDSLLRVDCIRYNRAVRDLGPVISTGLLHLAEDGVLSPLALTEGGKGSSPSNRLSQGNQESSSPEEKEVVEATDNREKTGLVRSGLGEPLSGEKYSPKELLALLKCVEAEIANYEACLKEEVEKRKKFKIDDQRRTHNYDEFICTFISMLAQEGMLANLVEQNISVRRRQGVSIGRLHKQRKPDRRKRSRPYKAKRQDSRDRAAYRKLASLSSPCYVGFLSLCKALSVWGTAGPRQPFGAPVFPEGLMPRGNGLSTASGAQAPDIATWSLPDGFAVIQAGPLSVHSDWAGWQVLQLPLWAEYGLIPLTPVNTGSTNE; encoded by the exons ATGAACAAGGGCTGGCTGGAGCTAGAGAGCGATCCTG GCCTCTTCACCCTCCTGGTGGAAGATTTCG GTGTCAAAGGGGTGCAGGTAGAGGAGATCTATGACCTTCAGAGCAAATGCCAGGG CCCTGTATATGGATTCATTTTCCTGTTCAAATGGATCGAAGAGCGTCGGTCCCGTCGCAAGGTCTCTACCTTGGTGGATGATACGTCCGTGATTGATGATGATATTGTGAATAACATGTTCTTTGCCCATCAG CTGATCCCCAACTCTTGTGCCACTCATGCCTTGCTGAGTGTGCTCCTGAACTGCAGCAACGTGGACCTGGGACCAACCCTGAGTCGTATGAAGGACTTCACCAAAGGCTTCAGTCCTGAG aGCAAAGGATATGCAATTGGCAATGCCCCGGAGTTGGCCAAGGCACATAATAGCCATGCCAG GCCTGAGCCACGCCACCTCCCCGAGAAGCAGAACGGCCTTAGTGCAGTGCGGACCATGGAGGCATTCCACTTTGTCAGCTATGTGCCTATCACAGGCCGGCTCTTTGAGCTGGATGGGCTGAAGGTCTACCCCATTGACCATG GGCCCTGGGGGGAGGATGAGGAGTGGACAGACAAAGCCCGGCGGGTCATCATGGAGCGTATTGGCCTCGCTACTGCAGG GGAGCCCTACCACGATATCCGCTTCAACCTGATGGCAGTGGTGCCCGACCGCAGGATCAAGTATGAGGCTAGGCTCCATGTGCTGAAGGTGAACCGTCAGACAGTACTGGAGGCCCTGCAGCAG CTGATTAGGGTAACACAGCCAGAGCTGATTCAGACCCACAAATCTCAAGAGTCCCAGCTGCCTGAGGAGTCCAAGCCAGCCAGCGGCAAGTCCCCCTTGGTGCTGGAGGCAAGCAGGGCCCCAGCAGCTTCTGAGGCCACCCACACAG ATGGCGTGGAGGAGGTGACTGGTTCATGCCCACAAGCCACAACCCACAGCCCTCCCAGCAAACCCAAATTGGTGGTGAAGCCTCAAGGGAGCAGCCTCAATGgggttccccccacccccacccccattgtcCAGCGGCTGCCAGCTTTTCTAGACAATCACAACTATGCCAAGTCCCCCATGCAG GAGGAGGAGGACCTGGCAGCAGGTGTGGGCCGCAGCCGAGTTCCAGTCCGCCCACCCCAGCAGTATTCAGATGACGAGGATGACTATGAGGATGACGAGGAGGATGACATGCAGAACACCAACTCTGCCATTAG ATACAGGCGGAAGGGGACAGGGAAGCCAGGGCCATTGAGCAGTTCTGCGGATGGGCAGCTGTCAGTGCTGCAGCCCAACACAATCAACGTCTTGGCTGAGAAGCTCAAAGAGTCCCAGAAGGACCTTTCAATTCCTCTGTCCATCAAGACTAGCAGCGGGGCTGGGAGTCCAGCTGTGGCAGTGCCCACACACTCCCAGCCCTCGCCCACTCCCAGCAATGAGAGCACAGACACAGCCTCTGAGATTGGCAGCGCTTTCAACTCCCCACTGCGCTCGCCCATCCGCTCGGCCAACCCCACACGGCCCTCCAGCCCTGTCACCTCCCACATCTCCAAGGTGCTTTTTGGAGAGGATGACAGCCTGCTGCGTGTTGACTGCATACGTTACAACCGTGCTGTCCGCGACCTGGGTCCTGTCATCAGCACAGGCCTGCTGCATCTGGCTGAGGACGGTGTACTGAGTCCCCTGGCACTGACAG AGGGTGGAAAAGGTTCCTCACCCTCCAACAGACTGAGCCAAGGCAACCAGGAGTCCAGCAGCCCAGAGGAGAAGGAAGTAGTAGAAGCCACAGATAATAGAGAGAAGACTGGGCTGGTCAGGTCTGGGCTGGGTGAGCCCTTGAGTGGGGAGAAGTATTCACCAAAG GAGCTGCTGGCACTGCTGAAGTGTGTAGAGGCTGAGATTGCAAATTATGAGGCCTGCCTCAAGGAAGAggtggagaagaggaagaagttcAAG ATTGATGACCAGAGAAGGACCCACAACTACGACGAGTTCATCTGCACCTTCATCTCCATGCTGGCTCAGGAAG GCATGCTGGCCAACCTGGTGGAGCAGAACATCTCAGTGCGGCGGCGCCAAGGGGTCAGCATTGGCCGGCTTCACAAGCAGCGGAAGCCTGACCGGCGGAAACGCTCTCGCCCCTACAAGGCCAAGCGCCA GGATAGCAGAGATAGAGCTGCTTACAGGAAGCTGGCATCACTCAGCTCTCCCTGCTATGTTGGCTTCCTCAGTCTCTGCAAGGCACTCAGTGTGTGGGGGACAGCAGGACCAAGACAACCATTTGGAGCCCCTGTGTTCCCAGAGGGCCTGATGCCAAGAGGTAATGGACTCAGCACAGCCTCTGGAGCTCAGGCCCCAGACATAGCTACATGGTCTCTGCCAGATGGCTTTGCGGTGATCCAGGCAGGCCCTTTATCTGTACATAGTGACTGGGCGGGCTGGCAGGTGTTGCAGCTGCCTCTCTGGGCTGAGTATGGCCTAATCCCTCTGACCCCTGTAAATACAGGATCAACGAATGAATAA